A single region of the Salvia splendens isolate huo1 chromosome 18, SspV2, whole genome shotgun sequence genome encodes:
- the LOC121776215 gene encoding uncharacterized protein LOC121776215 isoform X1: MQWEFSSSGACVLNLYINMDPKHSGNVLKHLEKQKELLMEVYRSMSHELRGMQVEEEMIMRKYYEFMTAQEKKTSADVKENDNENEEPSEAGALVVASKEEQS; encoded by the exons ATGCAATGGGAGTTTTCTTCTTCAGGAGCTTGTGTTTTGAATCTCTACATCAACATGGATCCTAAGCACTCCGGAAATGTTCTCAA GCATTTGGAGAAGCAAAAGGAGCTTTTGATGGAAGTATACAGGTCGATGTCTCATGAACTGCGCGGAATGCAG GTAGAGGAAGAAATGATAATGCGCAAGTATTATGAGTTTATGACTGCACAAGAGAAG AAAACTAGTGCCGATGTTAAAGAGAACGATAACGAAAACGAAGAACCTAGTGAAGCTGGAGCATTGGTTGTTGCTAGCAAGGAAGAACAATCATGA
- the LOC121776215 gene encoding uncharacterized protein LOC121776215 isoform X2 produces MDPKHSGNVLKHLEKQKELLMEVYRSMSHELRGMQVEEEMIMRKYYEFMTAQEKKTSADVKENDNENEEPSEAGALVVASKEEQS; encoded by the exons ATGGATCCTAAGCACTCCGGAAATGTTCTCAA GCATTTGGAGAAGCAAAAGGAGCTTTTGATGGAAGTATACAGGTCGATGTCTCATGAACTGCGCGGAATGCAG GTAGAGGAAGAAATGATAATGCGCAAGTATTATGAGTTTATGACTGCACAAGAGAAG AAAACTAGTGCCGATGTTAAAGAGAACGATAACGAAAACGAAGAACCTAGTGAAGCTGGAGCATTGGTTGTTGCTAGCAAGGAAGAACAATCATGA
- the LOC121776214 gene encoding glucan endo-1,3-beta-glucosidase 12-like has translation MSDTPIQRECVFPQAVLHSPAPQQVKMAVLLSLFFSLLCFTFTANSQEPPSAAVHVELPHLKNVSASVLAAENWLRTYVLPHYPSTNITTIVVGRNVLCRRDQHHNFGLLLPAVKNLHHSLTRWALHHQIKPAAAFSSDCLDPLSKSYRDDVAQSYIKPLLTFLEGVKSPYVVHPPQPALEKSHSNAMKNLGVSMIMSNVRRQLTHKVKNPNPFPPRPAPSIPTFALPPLVGTIPPQPNYHVPAPYISPMASPPLYGPHLPPCDPSRSVGVAPAPLPPHAHHVHGTWCVAKPSVPAETLQEALDYACGEGDVDCDAIKEDGNCYYPDTVVAHASYAFNSYWQKTKANGGTCGFGGTAMIITSDPSYGHCRFALS, from the exons ATGTCAGACACACCAATtcagagagagtgtgtgtttcCTCAAGCTGTTCTCCACTCTCCGGCACCCCAGCAAGTGAAAATGGCTGTCttgctctctctcttcttctccctcctCTGTTTCACTTTCACCG CTAACTCTCAAGAGCCCCCCTCCGCCGCCGTCCACGTGGAACTCCCCCACCTCAAGAACGTCTCAGCCAGCGTCCTCGCCGCAGAAAACTGGCTGCGAACCTACGTTCTTCCCCACTACCCCTCCACCAACATCACCACCATCGTCGTCGGCCGCAACGTGCTATGCCGCAGAGACCAGCACCACAACTTCGGTTTGCTCCTTCCAGCTGTCAAGAACCTCCACCACTCCCTCACTAGATGGGCTCTGCACCACCAAATCAAACCCGCCGCCGCCTTCTCCTCCGACTGTCTGGATCCACTGTCAAAATCTTACAGAGATGACGTGGCACAGAGCTACATCAAACCCTTGCTTACCTTCTTGGAAGGAGTCAAGTCTCCTTATGTTGTGCACCCTCCACAACCAGCTCTGGAGAAATCCCACTCCAACGCCATGAAAAATCTTGGGGTTTCTATGATTATGAGCAATGTAAGGAGACAGCTCACTCACAAGGTGAAGAATCCGAATCCATTCCCACCGCGGCCGGCGCCTTCGATCCCGACATTCGCTCTGCCTCCGTTGGTGGGAACCATCCCGCCGCAGCCGAACTACCACGTGCCGGCACCGTACATTTCGCCGATGGCGAGCCCTCCGTTGTACGGGCCGCATTTGCCGCCGTGCGACCCGTCTCGCTCGGTGGGGGTGGCGCCGGCGCCGCTCCCACCGCACGCGCACCACGTCCACGGGACGTGGTGCGTGGCAAAGCCCAGTGTGCCGGCGGAGACGCTGCAGGAGGCGCTGGATTACGCGTGCGGGGAAGGGGATGTCGACTGCGATGCAATCAAGGAAGACGGGAACTGCTATTACCCGGACACGGTGGTGGCTCACGCCTCGTATGCCTTCAATAGCTACTGGCAGAAGACGAAGGCCAATGGTGGCACTTGTGGCTTCGGCGGCACGGCCATGATCATCACCTCTGATCCGA GTTATGGTCACTGCAGATTCGCCCTTTCCTAG